One genomic segment of Candidatus Bathyarchaeia archaeon includes these proteins:
- a CDS encoding UPF0182 family protein, which produces MSGIERRFRMRTLYWMLLILLVVSIFMIFLSREIVIFWLNTMEFGELFLKPIYFGLLGGFALAFIALFRVDFKSRRSIIWWLINLLVKTIRSRGSLERISPLWLDFESFKMPLLKFLLWQLTKVLIGMIFLNNVMFGIALDSIIMGWNPHIEEFPKIFILPFITPPIDSTYARNNVEPLIPILILLIPPLLRSLWMRLMFLVVLTHVIRIIVPFIAAFIWNLEMPSVKRFMPTIQLLMATILLWLTLNKFFTTLIDYNTKCQILGLLVASMALIGFAFLDKIRFESELHRVLERRQLYLRLLVLISIGLIFSSIMLLNNSVADVRKIEMLGPYISQLISVNRYLAEINEIKEVPYEFGLSTIPPDKINDYITQVKGFLEKVRLWDQQASFDKLKPRIGLIPYVDFAEVDILRFNGSLYWSASLNLILPQTVKSEDRWYAVHFVYTHVPDGFFMLDAHTGKIIDAAEFFAQRRIYYGEGGLFKETWVAYSLGRTVSDEVEGHFYDGKGGVDVSPPLSWIYEPNFLLSYPTTTMRIMRYRDVFDRMKLLFPYFTYEINEQRIDIWPVTDGKRTYWAMPLIIFLDTDHVPWSDGNKFGRLVGYALIDVYDGDIQLIIVGKDFFSQMIKETYREYIQTDIPDWLRNQLRYPEELFEWRVSMYNFFHITDPAKYIQAKEFYAIPQGIDTYYIIAQPHGFNGTEFIGLLSLELKGSLGRNLAGYMIVRNDYPYTGEMIFYKVPPESEKRLLGPTAVNDALERNPDFKARKTLLGSPRIGNEIFYRIGDYDVFIIPVYTAPGGGVATEIGVIATIGADFAGEYYIGLGSTIEESFKSFLSKIAGIEIPPEVGEEEKISRIVGLIEEAGLTVLKPVTINPDVSFLIRSVGYVTEDDWINVQETVNEFIELCRHYQTSRVFMWRENGKLNIGIMIRIEEIVELHYIEIEIS; this is translated from the coding sequence ATGAGCGGGATTGAGAGAAGGTTTAGGATGAGAACTCTTTACTGGATGCTTCTGATTCTTTTGGTCGTTTCTATATTTATGATTTTTCTTAGCCGCGAGATTGTGATTTTTTGGCTTAACACTATGGAGTTTGGAGAATTATTTTTAAAACCTATATATTTTGGCTTGCTTGGCGGGTTCGCCCTAGCGTTTATTGCTCTATTTAGGGTGGACTTTAAGAGTAGGAGGTCTATAATATGGTGGCTCATTAACCTCTTGGTTAAAACTATCCGTTCTAGAGGGAGTCTTGAAAGGATTTCTCCATTATGGCTTGACTTTGAGAGCTTTAAGATGCCTCTCCTAAAGTTTCTCTTATGGCAACTTACAAAGGTCTTAATCGGCATGATTTTCCTAAATAATGTAATGTTCGGTATAGCCTTAGATTCGATTATAATGGGTTGGAACCCTCATATTGAGGAGTTTCCTAAAATCTTTATTTTGCCATTTATTACTCCCCCGATAGATTCAACTTATGCAAGAAATAACGTGGAGCCCTTAATACCAATTTTAATTCTTTTAATTCCACCATTACTCCGCTCTCTCTGGATGCGACTCATGTTCCTAGTTGTGTTAACGCATGTTATTCGCATAATAGTACCCTTTATCGCCGCTTTCATCTGGAACCTTGAGATGCCCAGCGTAAAAAGGTTCATGCCAACAATCCAACTGCTTATGGCGACTATTCTTTTATGGCTTACGCTGAATAAGTTCTTCACAACGCTTATTGATTACAATACCAAGTGTCAAATTTTAGGTCTACTCGTAGCAAGCATGGCATTAATCGGGTTCGCCTTCTTAGATAAAATAAGATTTGAGTCTGAATTGCATAGGGTTTTAGAGCGACGTCAACTATATCTTCGTTTACTTGTTTTGATTTCAATAGGTTTAATTTTTAGTTCCATAATGCTACTCAATAATAGTGTCGCGGATGTTAGAAAAATTGAGATGCTCGGACCATATATTTCCCAACTCATTTCCGTGAATAGATACCTAGCGGAGATAAATGAGATAAAGGAAGTGCCCTATGAATTCGGTTTATCAACGATTCCTCCAGACAAAATCAACGATTACATTACTCAGGTTAAAGGATTCTTGGAGAAAGTGCGCCTTTGGGACCAGCAAGCCTCATTTGATAAGCTTAAGCCAAGAATAGGACTGATACCATATGTGGATTTCGCCGAAGTTGACATCCTACGTTTTAATGGCTCATTGTACTGGAGCGCCTCATTAAATCTAATATTACCTCAGACAGTTAAATCTGAAGACAGATGGTATGCCGTTCACTTCGTTTATACTCATGTACCTGATGGATTCTTTATGCTCGATGCTCATACTGGAAAAATTATTGATGCAGCTGAATTTTTCGCGCAAAGGAGAATTTATTATGGTGAGGGGGGATTATTCAAGGAGACATGGGTTGCTTATTCTCTCGGAAGAACAGTAAGTGACGAGGTTGAGGGACACTTTTATGATGGGAAAGGTGGCGTTGATGTTTCCCCACCCTTAAGCTGGATATATGAACCAAACTTTCTCCTATCCTATCCGACAACAACAATGAGGATAATGAGATATAGGGATGTTTTCGACCGCATGAAACTTCTTTTCCCATATTTCACATACGAGATTAATGAGCAGCGAATTGATATCTGGCCTGTAACAGATGGAAAGCGAACATATTGGGCTATGCCACTAATTATATTTTTAGACACAGATCATGTTCCCTGGAGTGATGGTAATAAATTCGGCAGGCTTGTTGGTTACGCATTAATAGATGTCTATGATGGAGATATCCAACTAATAATTGTGGGCAAAGACTTCTTTAGTCAGATGATTAAAGAGACCTATAGAGAATACATCCAAACAGATATTCCAGATTGGCTTAGAAACCAGCTGAGATACCCTGAAGAGCTATTTGAGTGGAGAGTGAGCATGTATAATTTCTTCCATATAACCGATCCTGCGAAATATATTCAAGCAAAAGAATTTTATGCCATACCGCAAGGAATAGACACCTACTATATTATAGCTCAACCACACGGCTTTAATGGAACAGAGTTTATTGGTTTACTGTCGCTCGAATTAAAGGGCTCGCTTGGAAGAAATCTTGCTGGATACATGATTGTTAGAAATGATTATCCCTATACTGGGGAGATGATTTTTTATAAGGTTCCGCCAGAAAGCGAAAAGAGACTTTTAGGTCCAACGGCAGTTAATGATGCTTTGGAAAGGAACCCAGACTTTAAAGCTCGAAAGACCCTGCTTGGAAGCCCACGCATAGGAAATGAGATTTTCTATAGAATTGGCGACTACGATGTCTTCATAATACCAGTATATACAGCACCAGGTGGCGGAGTTGCTACAGAGATTGGGGTAATAGCAACGATTGGAGCTGATTTTGCAGGAGAGTATTATATAGGTTTAGGTTCAACGATTGAAGAGAGTTTCAAGTCATTTCTCTCCAAAATAGCTGGAATCGAAATTCCGCCAGAGGTGGGTGAGGAGGAAAAGATCTCTAGGATCGTAGGGTTGATTGAAGAAGCTGGATTAACTGTGCTTAAGCCTGTAACAATTAATCCTGATGTATCATTCCTCATAAGAAGCGTTGGATATGTCACTGAAGACGATTGGATAAACGTTCAGGAAACTGTCAATGAGTTCATAGAGTTATGTAGACACTATCAGACTTCCAGAGTGTTTATGTGGAGGGAGAATGGAAAACTGAATATTGGGATAATGATCCGCATTGAAGAAATAGTTGAACTTCACTATATAGAGATTGAAATCTCTTAA
- a CDS encoding MATE family efflux transporter: protein MSHEHKDPSDSMAIGKYRDRIVNGPIIRMLLWLGAPPLLNQLIVIAYNTADAYWLSLYSDIVVAVPRQVWPIMMLFQALLNALTAASLSIISQHIGGKAYKGASRSASRFFTISFLAGGALCAMLLMLRVFIFAWMSTPSVIFMDVMEYSGIIAFDIFLNYISLTFSTLLQSVGDTRRPAIINAVAVSLNILLDPFLVLGLGPFPRLGVIGASITDVMGKTISSILLAYIIRRNYPEFKISFTKDMDPKWAILVMRISLPVLVLGLTNSFAFLVQLKIVNNLGLVAAEAYARGFIIVDIVDGVLFGLSGATAIMVGQNLGAGKIDRAREVSYKSALLIFALVALGASVIYPVKGVLADVFADDLLIIVETERFLQILLPTLPFFGLFMVAMSTGRGSGHTFIPTAIGIFRLWGIRIILGYLLAFTLNMGSLGAWLAIALSNVVGGIASLLWIKFGNWAKPIIKK from the coding sequence ATGTCTCATGAACATAAAGATCCCTCGGATTCAATGGCGATAGGTAAGTATCGGGATAGAATCGTTAATGGTCCAATCATTCGCATGTTATTATGGTTAGGTGCTCCACCCCTTTTAAATCAACTTATAGTTATAGCCTATAATACTGCGGACGCATACTGGCTTAGCCTATATAGCGATATCGTCGTGGCTGTTCCAAGGCAAGTGTGGCCAATTATGATGCTTTTTCAGGCTTTACTGAATGCTTTGACGGCTGCAAGCTTGAGTATAATCTCTCAGCATATTGGTGGCAAAGCCTATAAAGGGGCAAGTCGATCCGCATCACGCTTCTTTACAATCTCATTTCTTGCTGGAGGAGCATTGTGCGCAATGCTTCTGATGTTAAGAGTTTTCATTTTTGCATGGATGTCTACACCATCCGTGATCTTTATGGATGTAATGGAGTATTCGGGTATAATAGCGTTTGACATCTTCCTAAACTATATATCCTTAACTTTTTCAACTCTTCTTCAGAGCGTTGGTGACACTAGACGTCCCGCAATAATTAATGCCGTGGCTGTTAGCTTGAATATACTGTTAGATCCATTCTTAGTTCTAGGTTTAGGTCCTTTTCCGAGACTCGGTGTTATAGGTGCATCTATTACTGATGTTATGGGTAAAACAATCTCGTCTATTTTATTAGCCTATATTATTAGAAGGAATTATCCGGAGTTTAAAATTTCCTTTACTAAGGATATGGATCCTAAATGGGCGATCTTAGTTATGCGTATAAGTTTGCCAGTACTTGTACTTGGATTAACTAATAGTTTTGCATTTTTGGTCCAGTTGAAGATCGTGAATAATCTCGGTTTGGTTGCAGCCGAAGCTTATGCGAGGGGCTTCATTATAGTGGATATTGTTGATGGTGTGCTTTTCGGTTTAAGTGGAGCAACTGCCATAATGGTTGGACAAAATTTAGGCGCCGGAAAGATTGATAGAGCCAGAGAAGTATCATATAAATCTGCCCTTTTAATATTCGCTCTTGTGGCTTTAGGAGCAAGCGTTATTTATCCAGTTAAGGGAGTCTTAGCCGACGTATTTGCAGATGACTTACTCATAATAGTTGAGACAGAAAGGTTTCTTCAAATACTGCTGCCAACATTACCATTTTTTGGGCTTTTCATGGTTGCTATGTCAACTGGCAGAGGTTCTGGACATACATTTATTCCAACAGCTATTGGAATATTCAGGCTTTGGGGTATAAGGATCATTTTAGGTTACCTTCTAGCATTTACACTTAATATGGGGTCTTTAGGAGCATGGTTGGCAATAGCCTTAAGCAATGTTGTAGGTGGCATAGCATCACTTCTCTGGATAAAATTTGGAAATTGGGCGAAGCCAATTATCAAAAAATAA
- the dph5 gene encoding diphthine synthase, translated as MGELIFIGLGLYGCFDISLRGLEEIKRADYVFAEFYTSFMPSFNLEEFRKLSGKDLIVVSRRHIEDEDGTIILERAKYGRAVLLVPGDPLIATTHIFLRIKAEKMGIKTRVIHGPSILSAAIGLSGLQNYRFGKSVTIPFPDDNRLSYTPYIVIAENKIRNLHTLCFLDIKAEEGKYMSVNEALKILLRLEEERKEGIIKREKLAVGIARAGSDDAIIKADAIEELIDFSFGGPPHILIIPSERLHFMEAEALITLANAPRWIMRMVG; from the coding sequence TTGGGTGAGTTGATTTTTATCGGCTTGGGACTTTATGGCTGCTTCGATATATCGTTGCGTGGACTTGAGGAGATTAAAAGAGCCGATTATGTTTTCGCTGAGTTTTACACAAGTTTTATGCCAAGTTTTAATCTAGAGGAGTTCAGAAAGTTATCTGGTAAGGATTTAATAGTTGTTTCAAGGAGACATATTGAGGATGAGGATGGCACGATTATTCTCGAGAGAGCTAAATATGGAAGAGCTGTTCTCTTAGTTCCCGGCGACCCACTAATCGCAACAACCCATATATTTCTTAGAATAAAAGCGGAAAAGATGGGTATTAAGACGAGAGTGATTCACGGACCCTCAATATTATCTGCAGCCATAGGACTATCCGGACTGCAAAATTATAGGTTTGGTAAAAGCGTGACAATACCGTTTCCCGATGATAATAGACTATCGTATACACCGTATATTGTCATAGCGGAAAATAAAATCAGGAACCTTCATACACTTTGTTTTTTAGATATTAAGGCTGAAGAGGGCAAATATATGAGCGTAAATGAGGCATTAAAGATATTATTGAGATTAGAAGAAGAGAGGAAAGAAGGTATTATTAAACGAGAAAAACTTGCTGTTGGCATTGCTAGAGCTGGATCTGATGATGCCATTATTAAGGCTGATGCTATAGAAGAATTAATAGACTTTAGCTTCGGCGGACCACCACATATTCTCATCATTCCATCTGAGAGACTCCACTTTATGGAGGCTGAGGCCCTAATAACATTAGCCAATGCGCCAAGATGGATTATGAGGATGGTTGGATGA
- a CDS encoding magnesium transporter: MNNSNSPQDSLLKIFRECLSSFSFDIVGLLAGLLLASQLHVFKFSPWIIAVYPAILSAKGMIAGMLTGRLSTALHIGTIRPKLIGNTRVFYKLLDINIIMTLITSLLMSIIAMVIGTFLWGINIVDFPDIILAVVATMALGLTISLITISISFISFKRGLDPDVVVYPIMSTTADLIITVYYLVVINIFFLFGVVGRIVVIIIDAFFIFISLFLFLRNLGDKGFIKDIKEFLLTLIIVAFIVNFTGTFLGKISIIVEERKEVYTIYPALIDMIGDVGSVVGSVTTTKLALGLLNPSLNSIKGIRKQIFSSWMASLIIFVVLSFLSLVLNNILKPLAFIVLTSTLLMTNMIAIPIIILFSYIISILTFKGGFDPDNFVIPIESSLADNVTTIALFLALLVH, encoded by the coding sequence ATGAACAATTCTAATTCCCCTCAAGATTCCTTGCTTAAAATTTTTAGGGAATGTTTATCATCTTTCAGCTTCGATATTGTAGGTTTATTAGCTGGTTTGCTTCTTGCCTCTCAGCTTCATGTATTTAAGTTTTCACCTTGGATCATTGCTGTCTACCCAGCTATTTTAAGTGCTAAAGGTATGATAGCTGGTATGCTTACTGGCAGATTGAGTACGGCTTTACATATTGGTACAATACGCCCAAAATTGATAGGTAATACTAGAGTCTTCTATAAGCTGCTTGATATAAACATTATAATGACATTAATAACAAGTTTACTCATGAGCATAATCGCTATGGTGATAGGTACATTTCTATGGGGTATAAACATAGTTGATTTTCCCGATATTATATTGGCTGTTGTAGCAACCATGGCTCTAGGGCTAACAATATCACTTATAACAATATCTATATCCTTTATATCTTTTAAGAGGGGGTTAGATCCAGATGTTGTTGTTTATCCTATAATGTCTACTACAGCTGACTTGATAATCACAGTTTACTATCTAGTTGTGATTAACATATTTTTTCTCTTTGGGGTGGTGGGGAGAATAGTTGTGATCATCATTGATGCTTTTTTCATATTTATTTCCCTCTTCTTATTCTTACGTAATCTTGGAGACAAGGGGTTCATAAAAGACATAAAGGAGTTTCTTTTAACTTTAATTATAGTAGCATTTATAGTCAACTTTACTGGCACTTTTTTAGGTAAAATAAGCATAATTGTTGAGGAGAGAAAAGAAGTTTACACGATTTATCCAGCATTAATTGATATGATAGGTGACGTTGGCTCCGTTGTTGGCTCTGTGACAACCACTAAACTAGCACTAGGTTTACTTAATCCATCATTGAACTCTATAAAAGGGATTAGAAAGCAAATATTCAGCTCCTGGATGGCTTCATTAATAATCTTTGTCGTCCTCTCATTTCTCTCATTAGTATTAAATAATATTCTTAAGCCTTTAGCTTTTATTGTCCTCACATCAACTTTATTAATGACGAACATGATTGCTATTCCCATAATAATCCTATTTTCATATATTATCTCAATTCTGACTTTCAAGGGAGGTTTTGATCCCGATAATTTTGTTATCCCGATTGAAAGCTCACTTGCGGACAACGTGACAACAATTGCCCTCTTTCTTGCCCTACTTGTACATTAA
- a CDS encoding TrkA C-terminal domain-containing protein yields MRKKERVKYQPISAREILLEMKNLSELMIDLAYSAALFNDKDLAEDVIDLEERVDTLAYLLDMNIMIAARDAEDAKVLSGVAKVASAADKISDAAGDIAAIVLQDIGVHPIITEIFENVEERLARIRVPENSPVIGIKIGDLDLASMGVDIIAIRRNRDWIINPENEETIRDGDVLIVRGAHAGINEFKEKIGDKTVKVEEAVLEKIKGERWFRNVVERFVELKDTSELMIDLAYSALMLNSKEIAEEVAVLEEHIDKMHTEFELLVLSNKFSVSDVKGILGLIRLGIAAEKIADAAAEIAEVILRGIEPHPILKMTIKEAEETVVYVQVSANSPLVNKTLKETRIPEETGMWILAIRRNDKCIRPKSDTRIEAGDILIAAGYSEGREDLIKLASPTLEKLEYKEEYCE; encoded by the coding sequence ATGCGAAAAAAGGAAAGGGTGAAATATCAACCCATATCTGCAAGAGAAATTCTTTTAGAGATGAAGAATCTCTCCGAGCTTATGATTGATTTAGCATACTCCGCAGCATTATTTAATGACAAAGATCTTGCAGAGGATGTCATAGATCTTGAGGAAAGAGTTGACACCCTCGCCTATCTTTTAGACATGAACATAATGATTGCGGCAAGGGATGCTGAGGATGCAAAGGTGCTCTCAGGGGTTGCTAAGGTTGCTTCTGCAGCAGATAAAATTTCAGATGCGGCTGGTGATATAGCAGCTATAGTCTTACAGGACATTGGTGTTCATCCTATTATAACAGAGATCTTTGAGAATGTTGAAGAGCGGTTGGCGAGAATAAGAGTTCCGGAAAATTCGCCGGTGATCGGTATAAAAATAGGTGATCTAGATTTAGCCTCAATGGGAGTGGACATTATAGCTATCCGTAGAAACAGAGACTGGATAATAAATCCAGAGAATGAGGAGACTATTAGGGATGGAGATGTTTTAATTGTACGTGGCGCTCATGCAGGCATAAATGAGTTTAAAGAGAAAATTGGAGATAAAACAGTAAAAGTTGAGGAAGCAGTGCTTGAAAAAATAAAAGGTGAGAGATGGTTTAGAAATGTTGTTGAACGCTTTGTTGAGTTAAAAGATACATCTGAGCTTATGATTGATTTAGCGTATTCGGCGCTTATGCTTAACAGTAAGGAAATAGCTGAGGAAGTCGCTGTGCTTGAAGAGCATATTGATAAGATGCATACAGAGTTTGAGCTACTTGTTTTATCAAATAAGTTTAGTGTGAGTGATGTTAAGGGGATACTTGGGCTCATAAGACTTGGTATTGCAGCTGAGAAGATTGCTGATGCAGCAGCCGAAATAGCTGAAGTTATTTTAAGGGGGATTGAGCCGCATCCAATTCTTAAAATGACCATAAAAGAGGCTGAAGAAACAGTTGTATATGTTCAGGTAAGTGCCAATTCGCCCTTAGTGAATAAAACACTTAAGGAGACACGTATACCGGAAGAAACGGGAATGTGGATTCTTGCCATAAGAAGGAATGATAAGTGCATAAGACCTAAATCTGACACTAGAATCGAGGCTGGTGATATTTTAATAGCCGCTGGTTACTCGGAGGGAAGAGAGGATTTAATTAAGTTAGCATCGCCCACCCTTGAAAAATTAGAGTATAAAGAGGAATATTGTGAGTAA
- a CDS encoding Hsp20/alpha crystallin family protein has translation MIHKETRINEMLINLILLVSVIAAATFIIAVFKLKGGLVGLVLGAIVVIALIYWIMEIKRSLYERRENIVKERDWFFDLIEKGEDIIFVARVPGPPKDIKVKIIDDILEIRGGGSFLKKVQVPRGARLLEKSYKNGVLWLRLQRPKIEQKRLQ, from the coding sequence ATGATTCATAAGGAGACCAGAATTAATGAGATGCTGATTAACTTAATACTCTTAGTGAGCGTTATAGCTGCAGCCACATTCATAATAGCCGTTTTCAAGCTTAAAGGAGGACTTGTCGGGCTTGTTTTAGGAGCTATTGTTGTGATCGCACTTATCTATTGGATCATGGAAATTAAGAGAAGTTTATATGAAAGGAGAGAAAATATTGTGAAAGAGCGAGATTGGTTCTTTGATTTAATTGAGAAGGGAGAAGATATAATTTTCGTTGCCCGGGTGCCGGGTCCACCTAAAGATATAAAGGTAAAGATTATTGATGATATTTTAGAGATTAGGGGTGGTGGAAGCTTCCTTAAGAAAGTGCAGGTGCCAAGGGGTGCAAGATTGTTGGAAAAATCATATAAAAATGGTGTTTTATGGCTGAGGCTACAGCGTCCAAAGATAGAGCAAAAAAGACTACAGTAA
- a CDS encoding Hsp20/alpha crystallin family protein: MSHRRRSIFDIVREYIDEIETLTDEMIERFMERPSWDASSQSLEPLCDVYVSLDEVIVTADLPKADPESIRISSIRDDLIEITANMRVKINFEDLGVKHRKGEFTCFCCRVPLPVPVEISKAKVKFKKGILEITLPRKRDYEIKVE, encoded by the coding sequence ATGAGCCACAGGAGAAGATCAATATTTGATATTGTGCGTGAATACATTGATGAAATTGAGACTCTAACAGATGAGATGATTGAGAGATTTATGGAGAGACCAAGCTGGGATGCTAGTTCACAATCACTTGAGCCACTATGCGACGTTTATGTAAGCCTCGATGAAGTAATTGTGACAGCCGATCTACCTAAAGCTGATCCAGAGAGTATTAGAATAAGCAGCATAAGGGACGATCTCATAGAGATCACTGCAAACATGAGAGTTAAAATAAACTTTGAGGATTTAGGTGTTAAGCATAGAAAAGGGGAATTTACATGTTTCTGCTGCAGGGTTCCGCTTCCCGTTCCAGTAGAGATAAGTAAAGCAAAGGTTAAGTTTAAAAAGGGAATATTGGAAATAACACTTCCTAGAAAAAGAGATTACGAGATTAAAGTAGAATAA
- a CDS encoding NAD-dependent epimerase/dehydratase family protein — protein MKVIVTGGCGFIGSNLVEHLVNDGYDVTVFDNLTTGNLKNIEGLNVRFFREPYYNISTLIPDADIIFHLGMPSSSPMYKRDPELVGRTINDAIAIFEYAKKGGCKIIYASTSSLYNGNKPPYREDMPIYVTDYYTECRYAIERLAKLYNLLHGVKSVGLRLFSVYGPKEQYKSEYANVISQFLWLMKRDQPPIIFGDGTQTRDFIHVKDVVEAFMLSMEKDFECEIFNVGTGVSHSFNDVVNLINELLGKDIKPIYRDNPIKNYVYHTLADTTKAEKILGFKAKISLKEGIKSLIDSGNTH, from the coding sequence TTGAAGGTTATTGTGACCGGTGGATGCGGATTCATTGGGAGCAATCTTGTTGAACACCTAGTTAATGATGGATATGACGTTACAGTCTTTGATAATTTAACAACTGGTAATCTGAAGAATATTGAGGGATTAAATGTAAGATTCTTTCGCGAGCCCTACTATAATATTTCAACTCTAATTCCAGATGCTGATATAATTTTCCATTTAGGAATGCCATCCTCATCGCCAATGTACAAGAGGGATCCTGAGCTTGTCGGCAGGACAATAAATGATGCCATCGCAATATTCGAGTATGCTAAAAAAGGGGGGTGTAAGATTATTTATGCAAGTACAAGCAGCCTTTATAATGGAAATAAGCCACCCTACAGAGAGGATATGCCAATTTATGTAACAGACTACTACACTGAGTGCCGATACGCTATTGAGCGGCTAGCAAAATTGTATAATTTGTTGCATGGTGTTAAATCAGTCGGATTAAGGCTATTCAGTGTTTACGGTCCTAAAGAGCAGTATAAAAGTGAATATGCCAATGTAATCTCACAGTTTCTTTGGCTTATGAAAAGGGATCAGCCGCCAATAATATTTGGTGATGGAACTCAAACACGTGACTTTATACACGTTAAAGACGTTGTTGAGGCATTTATGCTTTCCATGGAAAAAGATTTTGAATGCGAAATATTTAATGTTGGAACTGGAGTTTCCCACAGTTTCAATGATGTAGTTAACCTAATTAATGAACTCCTTGGAAAAGATATAAAGCCGATTTATAGGGATAATCCAATAAAAAACTACGTATATCATACATTAGCGGATACAACTAAAGCAGAGAAGATCTTGGGTTTCAAAGCTAAGATATCGCTTAAAGAGGGGATAAAAAGCTTAATAGATAGTGGAAATACACATTAA
- a CDS encoding PAC2 family protein: MSIELLKIVEHKDIPEGANIVCGLPDVGLVGVIAAAHIISKLNLTEVAYVETDLLSPIIILENGLPKSVIRFFGNDRFLVLISDIAIPSDALHPIIKGIVDWMEGKKVGRVFSLGGLPVPNRHELERIRIFGAASNNEMLKILTENEVEIIERGFLVGPQALILKYCAEKNIPVITLLAETFYNYPDPEASSVIIKALNRIMNMNIDVSELIEKGEEVRLAMRDMMRRTQTELTKMKKSHEYDVPGFYIR; the protein is encoded by the coding sequence TTGTCTATTGAGTTGCTCAAAATTGTTGAGCATAAAGACATACCAGAAGGTGCTAACATTGTTTGCGGGCTTCCAGACGTTGGTCTAGTCGGGGTTATCGCAGCCGCACATATAATTTCTAAGTTAAATCTTACAGAAGTGGCTTATGTGGAAACAGATTTGCTTTCGCCAATAATCATACTTGAGAATGGGCTGCCAAAATCAGTAATCAGGTTTTTTGGAAATGATAGATTTCTAGTGTTAATCTCTGATATTGCTATTCCTTCGGATGCTCTTCATCCGATAATAAAAGGTATTGTTGATTGGATGGAGGGAAAAAAGGTTGGAAGAGTATTCTCTCTAGGCGGGCTGCCTGTCCCAAATCGCCACGAGCTTGAGAGAATAAGGATTTTTGGAGCGGCATCAAATAATGAAATGCTTAAGATTCTTACGGAAAACGAAGTTGAGATAATAGAGAGAGGTTTCCTTGTGGGTCCGCAAGCATTAATCCTAAAATATTGTGCTGAAAAGAATATACCAGTAATAACATTATTAGCCGAGACATTTTATAATTATCCAGATCCAGAAGCCTCTTCAGTTATAATAAAAGCGCTCAATAGAATAATGAATATGAATATTGATGTATCTGAGCTGATAGAGAAGGGTGAGGAAGTACGCCTAGCTATGAGGGATATGATGCGGAGGACCCAAACGGAACTCACAAAAATGAAGAAGTCCCATGAATATGATGTTCCGGGCTTCTACATTAGGTGA